In Thermococcus thioreducens, a genomic segment contains:
- a CDS encoding PIN domain-containing protein, producing MRRPTELIEKPELQVLMNVLGEVEVSYPLYGLRLLRAKPIETGYRVEVTVNRREFNDQVPEHLSHELPTYTDFYECFISSGIILYDNVDEFLQNLELYERLRKGVSFAPDTNLFYHRFISGFRPLDRYQIVVAEGVKKEIENAMNYKYRHRELEEMRREVRNGSLLKEFSNRRTKKSRKAAYIALKEFERLKDRIIIAESAKEPAHNNDEIIVKSLKHYDNMTPTLLVFLTADIAITDVAEMEGLEYFLFKYPRKELGRHDITAYQLRTLIFNLAAVFGVIEVNGITVFGEFGGKQGLNELKLVFPTENRAYHEFEFHLKLSRKLMEIMGGR from the coding sequence ATGCGCCGCCCTACTGAACTCATCGAAAAGCCGGAGCTTCAGGTTCTTATGAACGTTCTCGGGGAGGTTGAAGTGAGCTACCCGCTGTACGGTCTCCGCCTGCTGAGGGCGAAGCCGATAGAGACGGGCTACCGCGTTGAAGTCACCGTTAACCGAAGGGAATTCAACGACCAAGTTCCGGAGCACCTCTCCCACGAACTGCCCACTTACACCGACTTCTACGAGTGCTTTATCTCCTCGGGGATAATCCTCTACGACAACGTGGACGAGTTCCTCCAGAACCTTGAGCTCTACGAGAGGCTCAGAAAGGGCGTCTCCTTTGCCCCCGACACAAACCTCTTCTACCACCGCTTCATCTCGGGCTTCCGGCCCCTTGACAGGTATCAGATAGTCGTGGCCGAGGGAGTGAAGAAGGAGATAGAAAACGCGATGAACTACAAGTACCGCCACAGGGAGCTGGAGGAGATGAGGCGTGAGGTGAGGAACGGAAGTCTTTTGAAGGAGTTCAGCAACAGGAGGACGAAAAAGAGCAGAAAGGCGGCTTACATAGCCCTAAAGGAGTTCGAGAGGCTGAAGGACAGGATAATCATAGCGGAGAGCGCCAAGGAGCCGGCCCACAACAACGACGAGATAATAGTGAAGTCCCTAAAGCACTACGACAACATGACGCCAACTTTGCTGGTCTTCCTGACGGCCGACATAGCGATAACCGACGTGGCCGAGATGGAGGGGCTTGAGTACTTCCTCTTCAAGTATCCGCGCAAAGAGCTTGGGAGGCACGACATTACGGCCTACCAGCTCAGGACGCTGATCTTCAACCTCGCGGCGGTCTTCGGCGTCATCGAGGTGAACGGGATAACGGTGTTCGGTGAGTTCGGTGGAAAGCAGGGACTGAACGAGCTGAAGCTTGTCTTCCCGACGGAGAACAGGGCATATCACGAGTTCGAGTTCCACCTGAAGCTCAGCAGGAAGCTGATGGAGATAATGGGAGGAAGATAG
- a CDS encoding DUF2284 domain-containing protein has protein sequence MKVLWEKEIPADEITVSPRPVWKCRSCPMYGKRPSCPPHAPDWRETREWIAAFKKALIVKFEIDMEHFERDKREALLYLLKREEEFFREGKMYATALFPGNCNLCDDCPFERGEPCRLPTKVRPSIDAIGIEIGRLVKIDFSESVLYGMVLIE, from the coding sequence ATGAAGGTGCTGTGGGAGAAGGAAATTCCAGCGGATGAGATAACCGTCTCCCCCAGACCGGTCTGGAAGTGCCGCTCCTGCCCCATGTACGGCAAGAGGCCGAGCTGTCCGCCACACGCCCCGGACTGGAGGGAGACCAGAGAGTGGATTGCCGCCTTCAAAAAGGCGCTGATAGTGAAGTTCGAGATAGATATGGAACACTTTGAGAGAGATAAGCGGGAAGCCCTCCTGTACCTGCTGAAAAGGGAGGAGGAGTTTTTCCGGGAGGGAAAAATGTATGCAACAGCACTGTTCCCCGGCAACTGCAACCTCTGTGATGACTGTCCCTTCGAGAGGGGCGAGCCGTGCAGGCTTCCAACCAAGGTCAGGCCGAGTATAGACGCCATTGGCATCGAGATTGGAAGGCTCGTGAAAATTGACTTCTCCGAAAGCGTTTTGTACGGGATGGTACTAATTGAATGA